Proteins from one Prevotella sp. E2-28 genomic window:
- a CDS encoding bifunctional 4-hydroxy-2-oxoglutarate aldolase/2-dehydro-3-deoxy-phosphogluconate aldolase — protein MAKFDKIAVLKKIGDTGMVPVFYHKDLETCKNVVKACYEGGVRAFEFTNRGDFAHEIFGELVKWADKECPELALGIGSVVDAPTAALYLQLGANFVVGPLFNPEIAPVCNRRLVPYCPGCMTVSEIGKAQELGCDLTKVFPGDVVGPNMVKGLKAPMPWSKIMVTGGVAPEEENLTKWFKAGVFCVGMGSKLFPSDKVKAGDWQYVTDKCKEALGYVAKARA, from the coding sequence ATGGCAAAATTTGATAAAATAGCAGTTCTGAAGAAGATTGGTGATACAGGTATGGTGCCTGTGTTCTATCACAAGGATCTTGAGACCTGTAAGAATGTGGTGAAGGCTTGCTACGAAGGTGGTGTTCGTGCTTTCGAGTTTACTAATCGTGGTGACTTCGCACATGAGATTTTCGGCGAATTGGTGAAGTGGGCCGATAAGGAATGTCCTGAGTTGGCTCTGGGTATCGGTTCTGTAGTTGATGCTCCCACAGCAGCCCTTTACCTTCAGTTGGGCGCTAATTTCGTGGTAGGTCCTCTGTTCAATCCTGAGATTGCTCCTGTTTGTAATCGTCGCTTGGTTCCTTACTGCCCTGGCTGTATGACCGTTAGCGAGATTGGTAAGGCTCAGGAGTTGGGTTGCGACCTCACAAAGGTATTCCCTGGTGATGTGGTAGGTCCTAACATGGTTAAGGGCCTCAAGGCTCCTATGCCCTGGTCAAAGATTATGGTAACAGGTGGTGTGGCTCCTGAAGAGGAGAACCTCACCAAGTGGTTCAAGGCAGGTGTCTTCTGTGTTGGTATGGGTTCTAAGCTGTTCCCCAGCGACAAGGTGAAGGCAGGTGACTGGCAGTATGTCACCGATAAGTGTAAGGAGGCTCTTGGCTATGTGGCTAAGGCACGCGCTTAA
- a CDS encoding sugar kinase translates to MAKIVTLGEIMLRLSPQGNDRFIQSESFRIIPGGGEANVAISVANYGHEAYFVSKLPKHEIGQIAVNALRRYGVNTEFVARGGDRVGLYYAETGASMRPSKVIYDRAHSSIAEADPSDFDFDAIMEGAAWFHWSGITPAISDKAAELTKLACEAAKRHGVTVSVDLNFRKKLWTSEKAISIMRPLMKYVDVCIGNEEDAELCLGFKPDADVEGGQTDASGYEGIFKQMMQEFGFKYVVSTLRESYSATFNGWKALIYDGKEFYQSKRYEINPIIDRVGGGDSFSGGLIHGLLTKKTQGEALEFAVAASALKHTINGDFNLVSVDEVEALAGGNANGRVQR, encoded by the coding sequence ATGGCAAAGATCGTAACATTGGGTGAGATTATGCTCCGCCTATCGCCTCAAGGCAACGACCGTTTTATTCAGAGTGAATCATTCCGTATCATCCCTGGTGGTGGTGAAGCTAATGTTGCTATTTCTGTAGCAAATTATGGCCATGAAGCATATTTCGTATCAAAACTTCCTAAGCACGAAATCGGACAGATTGCTGTCAATGCATTGCGCCGTTATGGTGTGAATACTGAGTTCGTGGCTCGTGGCGGTGATCGTGTAGGTCTGTACTATGCTGAGACTGGCGCCTCTATGCGTCCTTCAAAGGTTATCTACGACCGTGCTCATTCTTCTATTGCTGAGGCCGATCCTTCTGATTTCGATTTTGATGCAATTATGGAAGGTGCAGCTTGGTTCCACTGGAGTGGTATCACACCTGCTATCTCTGATAAAGCTGCTGAACTGACCAAGTTGGCTTGCGAGGCTGCTAAGCGTCACGGTGTTACAGTATCAGTTGACCTGAACTTCCGTAAGAAGCTGTGGACCAGCGAGAAAGCTATCTCTATCATGCGTCCCTTGATGAAGTATGTTGATGTATGTATTGGCAACGAAGAGGATGCAGAGCTCTGCCTCGGTTTCAAGCCCGATGCTGACGTAGAGGGTGGCCAGACTGATGCTTCTGGCTACGAGGGAATCTTCAAGCAGATGATGCAGGAGTTTGGCTTTAAGTATGTTGTTTCTACGCTGCGCGAGAGCTATAGTGCTACCTTCAACGGCTGGAAGGCTCTGATCTATGATGGTAAGGAGTTCTATCAGTCAAAGCGCTATGAGATTAATCCTATCATCGACCGCGTGGGTGGTGGCGACTCTTTCTCTGGTGGTCTGATTCATGGTTTGCTGACCAAGAAGACTCAGGGCGAGGCTCTTGAGTTCGCTGTTGCTGCTTCTGCTCTGAAGCACACGATTAATGGTGACTTCAACCTGGTATCTGTTGATGAGGTTGAGGCGCTTGCTGGTGGTAATGCAAATGGACGTGTACAGCGCTAA
- the rho gene encoding transcription termination factor Rho produces the protein MYTKEQLESMAVPELMKVAAQLGVKVSQNDSLETVIYDILDKAAIDSAADDSAPSKRKRTRIAKKDTDKVYTVKGEEGENLDVKGKKKKAADAPSLFADSPVSAEVEAQPQDEEKPLPKKRGRKSKAELAAEKEAEKSLEDNQSEVVLAVEEPVMDSIDNVVPEAVEDVQGETPDPELLEHLQEKMSKRREEPQESFEDNGGYWEGDPGDGTDFITVVDLPIEDQAAIPTLDIFDRPVAAASEPVFQPSAPVQPSSANYDFADLIEGNGVLELLQDGYGFLRSSDYNYLSSPDDIYVSPQQIKKYSLKTGDVVDCTVRPPHDNEKYFALSSVKTINGREPSEVRDRVSFEHLTPLFPEEKFNLCGDPATTNPSTRIVDLFSPIGKGQRALIVAQPKTGKTILMKDIANAIAANHPEAYIMMLLIDERPEEVTDMSRTVNAEVIASTFDEPADRHVKIAGIVLEKAKRMVECGHDVVIFLDSITRLARAYNTVSPASGKVLTGGVDANALQKPKRFFGAARNIEGGGSLTIIATALVDTGSKMDEVIFEEFKGTGNSEIQLDRMLSNKRVFPAVNLVQSSTRRDDLLQDPTTLNRMWIIRKFIAEMNPIEAMNTVRDRLVQSRNNEEFLMSMNG, from the coding sequence ATGTATACTAAAGAACAACTTGAAAGTATGGCAGTTCCTGAGTTGATGAAAGTTGCTGCCCAGTTGGGTGTAAAAGTGTCTCAGAACGATTCTTTGGAAACTGTTATCTATGATATCTTGGATAAGGCTGCAATAGATAGTGCAGCTGATGATTCTGCGCCTTCAAAGCGTAAGCGTACGCGTATAGCAAAGAAGGATACAGACAAAGTATATACAGTTAAGGGGGAAGAAGGTGAAAACTTGGATGTAAAAGGAAAAAAGAAGAAGGCTGCTGATGCACCTTCGCTTTTTGCAGATTCTCCAGTTTCAGCTGAAGTGGAAGCGCAACCCCAAGACGAGGAAAAGCCTCTCCCTAAAAAGCGTGGCAGGAAATCAAAGGCTGAATTAGCTGCTGAAAAAGAGGCAGAAAAGAGCTTAGAAGATAATCAGTCAGAAGTAGTTCTAGCTGTAGAGGAACCCGTTATGGATTCTATAGATAATGTGGTACCTGAGGCTGTGGAAGATGTACAAGGTGAGACTCCTGATCCAGAGCTGCTGGAACATCTGCAAGAAAAGATGTCGAAACGTCGTGAAGAGCCCCAAGAGAGCTTTGAGGACAATGGTGGCTATTGGGAAGGAGACCCAGGCGACGGCACCGATTTCATTACTGTTGTAGATCTGCCTATTGAGGACCAGGCTGCTATTCCTACTCTGGATATCTTCGACCGCCCTGTAGCTGCCGCGTCAGAGCCTGTGTTTCAGCCCTCTGCACCCGTTCAGCCTTCTAGTGCCAACTATGATTTTGCCGACCTGATTGAGGGTAACGGCGTTTTGGAACTCCTTCAGGATGGCTACGGCTTCCTGCGTTCCAGCGACTATAATTATCTGTCATCACCTGATGATATCTATGTATCACCTCAGCAGATTAAGAAATATAGTCTGAAGACAGGTGACGTAGTAGATTGCACCGTTCGTCCGCCTCACGACAATGAGAAATATTTCGCTTTGTCGAGTGTGAAGACAATCAACGGACGTGAGCCTTCTGAGGTTCGTGACCGCGTGTCGTTCGAACATCTTACGCCACTTTTCCCAGAGGAGAAGTTCAATCTCTGTGGCGATCCTGCTACCACGAATCCTTCTACCCGTATTGTGGATCTCTTCTCACCAATTGGTAAAGGACAGCGTGCGCTGATTGTGGCTCAGCCCAAGACTGGTAAGACTATCCTCATGAAGGATATTGCCAACGCTATTGCCGCTAACCATCCTGAGGCATATATTATGATGCTGCTGATTGATGAGCGCCCTGAGGAGGTAACAGATATGAGCCGTACCGTTAATGCAGAGGTTATTGCTTCTACCTTCGATGAGCCTGCCGATCGACATGTGAAGATTGCTGGTATCGTGCTTGAGAAGGCAAAGCGTATGGTGGAATGTGGTCATGATGTGGTGATCTTCCTCGATTCTATCACTCGTCTGGCTCGTGCTTACAATACGGTTTCGCCTGCCAGCGGTAAAGTGCTGACTGGTGGTGTTGATGCTAATGCCCTCCAGAAGCCTAAGCGCTTCTTTGGTGCTGCACGTAACATTGAGGGTGGGGGCTCGCTCACTATTATCGCTACAGCTCTAGTAGATACAGGTTCTAAGATGGACGAGGTCATCTTCGAGGAATTCAAGGGTACTGGTAACTCTGAAATCCAGCTCGATCGTATGCTCTCTAACAAGCGTGTATTCCCAGCTGTCAACCTCGTACAGTCATCTACTCGTCGTGATGATCTGCTGCAAGATCCTACCACGCTTAACCGCATGTGGATTATCCGTAAGTTCATTGCCGAGATGAATCCTATCGAGGCTATGAATACCGTTCGCGACCGCTTGGTACAGAGTCGCAACAACGAGGAATTCCTCATGTCTATGAATGGCTAA
- a CDS encoding response regulator produces MESQIQKSDYKILIVDDVVSNVLLLKILLSNEKYQVCTANCGNMAIEQAKAEKPDLILLDVMMPDITGFDAAQILKKDPETAHIPIIFLTALNNPSDLVHGFQVGANDFLTKPFNKEELVVRVFHQIKLVAATRIIERQNAELRATIGNRDKMYSVIAHDLRSPMASIRMVLNLVVASASPESVGTELYELLDKANKESEEVHDLLDNLLKWTKSQTGRLNVVRQDLDLNDIIPGVVDIFEMIAQTKHIKLDYKSNGVPVVVTADNDMLKTVVRNFMSNAIKFSPENASIEISLSTEGDFAKVSVRDHGVGIAPERLSTIFNKGETTYGTGGEEGSGLGLQLCQDFASKNGGSCTVESVVGEGSTFSVLVPLKK; encoded by the coding sequence CTGGAATCACAAATTCAAAAAAGTGACTATAAGATATTAATAGTTGATGACGTTGTCAGCAACGTACTTCTATTGAAGATTCTCCTTTCGAACGAGAAGTATCAGGTGTGTACAGCAAATTGCGGAAATATGGCTATTGAGCAGGCTAAGGCAGAGAAGCCAGATTTGATTTTGCTTGATGTCATGATGCCTGATATTACTGGTTTTGATGCTGCTCAGATTCTTAAGAAAGATCCGGAAACAGCGCATATTCCTATCATATTCCTCACAGCTTTGAATAACCCCAGCGATTTGGTGCATGGTTTCCAAGTCGGTGCTAATGACTTCTTAACAAAGCCTTTTAACAAGGAAGAATTGGTAGTGCGTGTTTTCCATCAGATAAAACTGGTAGCTGCAACCCGTATCATTGAGCGCCAGAATGCAGAACTGCGAGCTACTATTGGAAATCGTGATAAGATGTATTCTGTCATTGCTCACGATCTTCGTTCGCCAATGGCCAGCATCCGTATGGTGCTTAATTTGGTTGTAGCTTCTGCATCTCCAGAGTCTGTTGGCACAGAGCTGTATGAACTCTTGGATAAAGCCAATAAGGAATCGGAAGAGGTTCATGACCTTTTGGATAACCTGTTGAAATGGACGAAGAGTCAGACTGGCCGTTTGAATGTGGTTCGTCAGGATTTGGATCTCAACGATATCATTCCTGGTGTAGTGGATATCTTCGAAATGATTGCCCAGACCAAGCATATTAAACTGGATTATAAGAGCAATGGTGTTCCTGTTGTTGTAACAGCAGATAATGATATGCTCAAGACGGTGGTACGTAATTTCATGTCTAATGCTATCAAGTTCTCGCCAGAGAATGCCAGCATAGAAATATCTCTGAGTACTGAGGGCGATTTTGCTAAGGTCAGTGTACGTGACCACGGTGTGGGCATTGCACCAGAGCGTCTGAGTACTATATTTAATAAAGGTGAAACCACCTATGGTACGGGAGGTGAAGAGGGTTCTGGTCTCGGATTGCAACTCTGTCAGGATTTTGCTTCGAAGAATGGTGGTAGCTGTACTGTTGAGTCCGTTGTTGGCGAAGGTTCTACGTTCAGCGTACTTGTTCCTTTAAAGAAGTAA
- the ruvC gene encoding crossover junction endodeoxyribonuclease RuvC → MKEKIILGIDPGTNIMGYGVLRVVDGKAQMVTMGIIDLRKFEDAYLKLGHIYERVTGIIESYLPDELAIEAPFFGKNVQSMLKLGRAQGVAIAAAIQRSVPIHEYAPMKIKMALTGNGSASKEQVAGMLQRLMHIPTEEMGRFMDATDALAAAYCHFLQMGRPASDAPHYRGWKDFVNKNQDKVWNNKKS, encoded by the coding sequence ATGAAGGAAAAAATAATACTAGGTATTGACCCTGGAACCAATATTATGGGATACGGTGTTCTTCGCGTCGTCGATGGAAAAGCCCAGATGGTCACAATGGGTATCATAGACCTTAGGAAATTTGAAGATGCATACCTAAAATTAGGACATATCTACGAAAGGGTAACGGGAATCATAGAATCCTATCTGCCAGATGAATTAGCCATCGAGGCTCCTTTCTTTGGAAAAAACGTCCAATCAATGTTGAAGTTGGGGCGTGCTCAAGGTGTTGCTATTGCAGCTGCCATCCAGCGTAGTGTTCCTATTCACGAATATGCCCCAATGAAAATCAAAATGGCACTTACAGGCAACGGATCAGCGTCAAAAGAGCAGGTTGCAGGTATGCTGCAGCGCCTGATGCATATACCCACCGAGGAAATGGGGCGTTTTATGGATGCAACTGACGCTTTAGCTGCTGCCTACTGTCATTTCCTTCAGATGGGAAGACCTGCATCTGATGCTCCTCACTATAGAGGCTGGAAAGATTTTGTCAACAAGAACCAAGACAAAGTATGGAACAACAAAAAATCATAG
- a CDS encoding ATP-binding cassette domain-containing protein — protein MEQQKIIAIAGRNGSGKTQYVDQLRKQLSSSRVRYIAFCDTYGTATDRAYYLQQRWNQHDIDKETPSVGELLEKAYTLTGEDTAERRKLQQDLYALFQFQSLLNKYIISLSSGELRKFQLIKTLLAQPSILILDNPFIGLDAQTREQLNELFPVLAKEQNMTIYLVVARKENIPAYVDKIIWMTPEDEYCAPLHHLDDCSKEAILSLADKQQETYDNDEIVSFNNVSIRYNDRTILRNINWTIHQGECWALSGQNGSGKSTLLSLICADNPQAYACDIRMFGKQRGSGESIWEIKRRIGYVSPEMHRSYQHNIPAIQVVASGLKDTVGLYTRTNEAEREQCRWWMHIFGIDDLEQRPFLSLSSGEQRLVLLARAFVKVPSLLILDEPLHGLDSQNRQIVKEIIQTYSQLPGKTLIMVTHYEEELPSCFTLRKELIKQQ, from the coding sequence ATGGAACAACAAAAAATCATAGCCATCGCTGGTCGAAACGGGAGCGGGAAGACCCAATACGTTGACCAGTTGCGCAAGCAACTGTCAAGTAGCCGTGTTCGCTATATCGCCTTCTGCGACACCTATGGCACAGCCACAGACAGAGCCTACTATTTACAACAGCGATGGAACCAACATGATATAGACAAGGAGACGCCATCTGTTGGCGAACTTCTGGAGAAAGCATACACGCTTACTGGTGAAGATACTGCCGAACGCAGGAAGTTGCAACAGGACCTCTATGCCCTTTTTCAGTTTCAGTCTCTCCTTAACAAATACATTATATCTCTTAGCAGTGGTGAGCTAAGAAAGTTCCAGCTCATCAAGACGCTACTAGCCCAGCCATCCATCCTCATTTTGGATAATCCATTCATCGGATTAGATGCCCAGACACGAGAACAACTCAACGAGTTATTTCCTGTCTTAGCCAAAGAGCAGAACATGACTATTTATCTCGTTGTGGCAAGAAAAGAAAACATCCCTGCCTACGTAGATAAGATCATCTGGATGACACCAGAAGATGAATACTGTGCCCCACTCCATCATTTAGATGATTGCAGCAAGGAAGCCATCCTATCACTTGCAGACAAACAGCAAGAGACATACGATAACGATGAGATAGTCAGTTTCAATAACGTCAGCATACGTTATAACGACCGGACTATACTACGTAATATAAACTGGACTATTCACCAAGGTGAATGCTGGGCTTTATCAGGTCAGAACGGTAGTGGAAAATCTACCCTACTGTCACTTATCTGTGCCGATAATCCACAGGCCTATGCCTGCGACATCCGTATGTTTGGAAAACAACGGGGCAGCGGCGAGAGCATCTGGGAGATAAAGCGTCGAATCGGTTATGTATCGCCAGAGATGCATCGCTCCTATCAGCATAACATACCTGCCATACAGGTTGTTGCCAGCGGACTGAAAGATACTGTTGGACTCTACACACGTACCAATGAAGCAGAGCGAGAGCAATGTCGCTGGTGGATGCACATCTTCGGTATAGACGATTTAGAGCAACGCCCGTTCCTCTCACTCTCCAGCGGAGAACAGCGACTAGTCTTGTTGGCTCGTGCCTTCGTCAAAGTCCCTAGTCTGCTGATTCTTGATGAGCCTCTTCATGGTCTTGACAGCCAGAACAGGCAAATCGTGAAGGAGATTATACAAACATATAGTCAGCTACCAGGTAAAACGCTCATCATGGTGACCCACTATGAAGAGGAACTACCCAGCTGCTTTACACTTAGAAAAGAACTCATAAAACAACAATAA
- the dapA gene encoding 4-hydroxy-tetrahydrodipicolinate synthase, whose translation MVYNIFKGLGIALVTPFKQDGSVDYDALLRLVEYQLENGADFFCILATTGETPTLTAEEKKRIKDLVVEKVQARVPILMGCGGNNTAAVVEELKNGDFKGIDGILSVCPYYNKPSQEGLYQHFKAIAAATQLPVVLYNVPGRTGVNLKAETTVRLARDCQNIVAIKEASGNLEQVDEIIKNKPADFDVISGDDSLTFPMVSCGAVGVISVIGNALPKEFSKMIRLQMRGEYDPARKIHHRFTDLFSLLFVDGNPAGVKAMLHEMGFIENVLRLPLVPTRISTLQRMSELLRELKI comes from the coding sequence ATGGTATACAATATTTTTAAGGGACTTGGTATAGCTCTTGTAACCCCTTTTAAACAGGATGGCTCAGTAGATTACGATGCACTGCTACGTTTGGTAGAGTATCAATTGGAGAATGGAGCTGACTTCTTCTGTATTCTTGCTACAACAGGTGAGACACCAACATTGACCGCTGAAGAAAAGAAGCGCATCAAGGATTTGGTTGTGGAAAAGGTTCAGGCGCGTGTTCCTATCTTGATGGGGTGTGGTGGAAATAATACTGCTGCTGTTGTTGAGGAGCTTAAAAACGGTGACTTTAAAGGTATTGATGGTATCTTGAGCGTATGTCCTTATTATAATAAGCCATCTCAAGAGGGACTTTATCAGCATTTTAAGGCTATTGCTGCAGCTACTCAGTTGCCTGTGGTTTTGTATAATGTACCTGGCCGTACTGGTGTGAATCTGAAAGCTGAGACAACAGTACGTTTGGCTCGTGATTGTCAGAATATCGTTGCTATCAAGGAAGCATCAGGTAATCTGGAACAGGTAGATGAAATCATCAAGAATAAACCTGCAGATTTTGATGTTATCTCAGGTGACGACTCGCTGACATTCCCAATGGTTTCGTGTGGCGCAGTAGGTGTTATTTCTGTGATTGGAAATGCCCTTCCCAAGGAGTTCTCAAAGATGATACGTCTTCAGATGCGTGGAGAATATGATCCTGCCCGTAAGATTCATCATCGTTTCACGGACCTCTTCTCGCTCCTTTTCGTAGATGGAAACCCTGCAGGTGTGAAGGCAATGCTTCATGAGATGGGCTTCATCGAGAATGTGTTGCGCTTGCCGTTAGTTCCAACACGTATCAGCACGCTGCAGCGTATGAGTGAGCTGCTGCGTGAGCTGAAGATCTAA
- the rhaM gene encoding L-rhamnose mutarotase — MKRFAFKMFLKPGFEEEYEKRHAAIWPELKQMIKEQGVQNYSIYWDKDTNILFAYQECTKEGNSQDTENVDPITQRWWDMMADIMEVNPDNSPVTIPLPELFHLD; from the coding sequence ATTAAAAGATTTGCATTTAAAATGTTCCTGAAGCCTGGCTTCGAGGAAGAGTACGAGAAACGTCATGCGGCTATCTGGCCAGAACTGAAACAAATGATAAAGGAACAGGGTGTACAGAACTATAGTATCTACTGGGACAAAGATACGAATATCCTTTTTGCCTATCAGGAATGTACGAAGGAGGGAAACTCACAAGATACAGAAAACGTAGATCCCATAACTCAACGTTGGTGGGACATGATGGCCGATATTATGGAGGTGAATCCTGATAATTCGCCAGTCACAATTCCTCTGCCTGAACTATTTCACCTAGATTAA
- a CDS encoding glycosyltransferase family 2 protein, which produces MKQELSILIPIYNSDCTEQVTELSQQAKAIDGLEYEIIVADDGSPNPIRPNSAPGVRYIRREQNVGRAAIRNFLAQQAQFSWLLYLDGDMAIPSSDFIRKWIEADVEQVGYGGYIIGTGEQSNLRYIYEKQCEPMHRAEVRRKRPFMHFHTCNFMISRDIMLHYPFDERFRHYGYEDVLFGKRLRQAGISIVHPDNPAGFFEYEDNAHFVSKTEEGLRTLFLFRNDLRGYSQMLTFTDGIHIGAVRWLFILWHRLFGYFERRNLCGHNPSLRLFKLYKLGFFLTLTNNN; this is translated from the coding sequence ATGAAGCAAGAACTATCCATATTAATTCCTATATATAATAGTGACTGCACGGAGCAGGTCACAGAATTGAGTCAACAGGCAAAGGCCATTGATGGACTCGAATACGAAATCATCGTAGCCGATGATGGGTCGCCAAATCCAATTCGGCCTAATTCTGCTCCAGGTGTACGTTATATTCGTAGGGAACAGAACGTTGGGCGTGCTGCAATACGTAATTTCTTAGCTCAACAGGCTCAGTTCTCTTGGTTACTTTATCTAGATGGCGATATGGCTATTCCTTCTAGTGATTTTATTAGGAAATGGATTGAAGCTGATGTAGAACAAGTAGGCTATGGTGGATATATCATAGGCACGGGTGAACAGAGTAATCTGCGCTATATCTACGAGAAACAGTGTGAACCGATGCATCGTGCCGAAGTACGAAGAAAAAGGCCTTTCATGCACTTTCATACCTGTAACTTCATGATTTCTAGAGATATTATGTTGCATTACCCATTCGACGAACGTTTCCGTCATTATGGTTATGAGGATGTGTTGTTTGGGAAACGATTGCGACAGGCTGGCATCTCAATTGTCCATCCAGATAACCCTGCGGGCTTTTTCGAATACGAGGATAATGCCCATTTTGTCAGTAAGACAGAGGAAGGTTTGCGTACATTGTTTCTGTTTAGAAATGACCTTCGTGGCTACTCGCAAATGCTAACGTTCACTGACGGTATTCACATCGGTGCTGTACGTTGGCTCTTCATTCTTTGGCACAGATTATTTGGTTACTTTGAGCGTAGGAATCTCTGTGGTCATAATCCTTCGCTTCGACTATTCAAACTTTATAAATTAGGCTTTTTTCTTACATTAACTAATAACAACTAA
- a CDS encoding 30S ribosomal protein S16: MATKIRLQRGGRKSYAFYSIVIADARAPRDGRFTEKIGSYNPNTNPATVDLNFDRALYWVEVGAQPTDTVRNILSREGVYLMKHLKGGVKKGAFDEATAQKKFDAWKADKQKGLEKVAAEVAKAKKDAEAKALAEEKKVNEAIAKKVADKKAAAVAEAEVEAPAEAPAEEAAEA; the protein is encoded by the coding sequence ATGGCAACAAAAATCAGATTGCAGCGCGGTGGTCGTAAGAGCTATGCTTTCTACAGCATCGTAATCGCCGACGCTCGTGCACCACGTGATGGTCGTTTCACTGAGAAGATTGGTTCTTACAATCCTAACACCAATCCCGCCACGGTAGACTTGAATTTCGACCGTGCATTGTATTGGGTAGAGGTTGGCGCACAGCCCACTGATACCGTTCGCAACATCCTCAGCCGTGAGGGCGTTTACCTGATGAAGCACCTCAAGGGTGGCGTAAAGAAGGGCGCTTTCGATGAGGCTACTGCACAGAAGAAGTTCGATGCATGGAAGGCTGACAAGCAGAAGGGTCTTGAGAAGGTAGCAGCCGAGGTAGCTAAGGCTAAGAAGGATGCTGAAGCAAAGGCTCTGGCTGAAGAGAAGAAGGTTAACGAGGCTATCGCTAAGAAAGTAGCTGACAAAAAGGCTGCTGCTGTAGCTGAGGCTGAGGTTGAAGCACCTGCTGAGGCTCCCGCTGAGGAGGCTGCTGAGGCTTAA